The proteins below are encoded in one region of Brassica napus cultivar Da-Ae chromosome A6, Da-Ae, whole genome shotgun sequence:
- the LOC106349222 gene encoding protease Do-like 1, chloroplastic, with protein sequence MATTSSLLLSTLFLHSPPSSSRFSNGSFFNPSPRSLSLYPVRSKRCLRILSKLPLDDTDNDACPLLPRLSAAAVKPFLLLCTSVALSFSLFAASPAVESAAAFVVTTPRKLQTDELATVRLFQENTPSVVYITNLAVRQDAFTLDVLEVPQGSGSGFVWDKQGHIVTNYHVIRGASDLRVTLADQTTYDAKVVGFDQDKDVAVLRIDAPKDKLRPIPVGVSADLLVGQKVFAIGNPFGLDHTLTTGVISGLRREISSAATGRPIQDVIQTDAAINPGNSGGPLLDSSGTLIGINTAIYSPSGASSGVGFSIPVDTVGGIVDQLVRFGKVTRPILGIKFAPDQSVEQLGVSGVLVLDAPPTGPAGKAGLQSTKRDGYGRLILGDIITSVNGTKVTNGSDLYRILDQCKVGDEVTVEVLRGDHKEKISVTLEPKPDET encoded by the exons ATGGCGACGACTAGTTCGCTTCTCCTTTCTACTCTCTTCCTCCACTCTCCTCCTTCCTCCTCTCGCTTCTCTAACGGATCCTTCTTCAACCCCTCTCCCCGATCTCTCTCCCTCTACCCCGTCCGATCCAAACGCTGCTTACGGATCCTCTCGAAGCTTCCACTAGACGACACCGATAACGACGCTTGTCCTCTTCTCCCGCGGTTATCCGCCGCCGCCGTCAAGCCTTTCCTCCTCCTCTGCACCTCCGTCGCTCTTTCCTTCTCGCTGTTCGCCGCTTCTCCCGCCGTCGAATCCGCTGCGGCGTTCGTCGTCACCACCCCGCGGAAGCTCCAGACGGACGAGCTCGCGACGGTTAGGTTGTTCCAGGAGAACACTCCTTCGGTTGTGTACATCACTAATCTCGCCGTGAG GCAGGACGCGTTTACATTGGACGTGCTTGAGGTGCCGCAAGGGTCTGGTTCTGGATTCGTGTGGGATAAGCAGGGTCACATTGTTACTAATTATCATGTCATCCGTGGTGCTTCTGATCTCag GGTTACTCTTGCTGATCAAACAACATATGATGCAAAAGTTGTTGGGTTCGACCAAGACAAGGATGTTGCAGTTCTACGTATTGATGCACCAAAAGACAAACTAAGACCTATACCTGTTGGAGTCTCTGCGGATCTTCTCGTTGGTCAGAAAGTCTTTGCCATTGGTAATCCT TTTGGACTTGATCATACTCTTACAACTGGTGTTATAAG TGGTTTGCGTAGAGAGATTAGTTCTGCTGCAACCGGTCGTCCAATCCAAGATGTGATACAGACAGATGCAGCCATTAACCCAGGTAACAGCGGAGGACCGCTTCTAGATAGCTCAGGAACCCTAATTGGTATAAACACAGCCATTTATTCTCCCTCTGGTGCATCTTCTGGAGTGGGCTTTTCGATCCCAGTTGACACC gttggtggcatCGTTGATCAGCTGGTGAGGTTTGGTAAAGTCACAAGACCAATCTTAGGTATCAAATTCGCACCGGACCAATCTGTTGAGCAGCTGGGAGTGAGCGGCGTGCTTGTCTTGGACGCTCCTCCAACTGGTCCAGCTGGAAAAGCC GGACTTCAGTCAACAAAACGTGACGGGTACGGGAGGCTAATACTAGGAGACATAATCACGTCGGTGAACGGTACAAAAGTTACTAACGGGAGTGATCTGTACCGGATTCTCGATCAATGCAAAGTCGGTGATGAG GTGACCGTAGAGGTTCTAAGAGGAGATCACAAGGAGAAGATCTCTGTAACTCTCGAACCAAAACCGGACGAGACTTGA
- the LOC106352394 gene encoding uncharacterized protein LOC106352394 isoform X3: protein MGNFLAKEPPPPVVLVPPLFDFPPLSARNRMLEPSYNLLFGKLALKCLFEDYFEDARQFSAKFLLKPIDDPHVDLVASLSGALDRKAEGDLVGNALFRWQSDVDDPHTFVDLSVSTSNPVLLMRSSAYYPKYGVGAFAIYPLLSKKAEQLSDEYGIMGLRYGSTNLSLGATVSPFTTKDEFPKSAWLVSKMGRLTVGVQYEPLYENKDTAKYSDLRNWSCAAGYGVGSRSPLSPSFNFGLELARSSQFIASFYQHVVVQRRVKNPFEEDEVVGITNYIDLGFELQTRVDDSKASENLPDSSLQMAASWQANKNFLLKGKVGALSSTFTLAFKSWWKPSFAFNISATTNHSTRETAYGFGLRVDNIREASYQRADPNFVMLTPNKEHLADGIVWKMGKRPMFQSDLDAENFSELPKELRPPQKIL from the exons ATGGGGAATTTTCTGGCCAAGGAACCGCCGCCTCCGGTGGTTCTTGTCCCTCCGCTCTTTGATTTCCCTCCTCTCTCCGCCCGTAACAG GATGTTGGAACCATCATACAACTTGTTGTTTGGGAAGCTTGCTTTGAAATGTCTCTTTGAGGATTACTTCGAAGACGCTCGTCAATTCTCTGCAAAGTTTTTGTTGAAGCCTATTGATGATCCTCATGTGGACTTGGTTGCATCT CTTTCAGGCGCTCTAGATCGTAAAGCGGAAGGTGATCTCGTGGGGAATGCATTGTTTCGCTGGCAAAG TGATGTTGATGATCCTCATACTTTTGTGGACCTCTCTGTGTCCACCTCCAATCC GGTTCTACTAATGAGGTCTTCTGCTTACTACCCTAAATATGGAGTGGGAGCGTTTGCAATCTATCCTTTACTTTCAAAAAAAGC TGAACAGTTGTCTGACGAATATGGAATTATGGGGTTGAGATATGGCTCAACGAATTTGTCTCTCGGAGCTACCGTCTCTCCTTTTACTA CAAAGGACGAGTTTCCGAAGAGTGCATGGCTTGTAAGCAAGATGGGAAGGCTTACAGTAGGAGTACAATATGAGCCGCTAT ATGAAAACAAAGACACCGCAAAATACAGCGACCTAAGGAACTGGAGTTGTGCTGCTGGTTACGGAGTAGGGTCAAGAAGCCCCTTAAGCCCTTCTTTCAACTTTGGCCTCGAACTAGCCAGGAGCTCTCAG TTTATCGCTTCGTTCTACCAACATGTAGTTGTCCAAAGGCGG GTGaaaaatccttttgaagaagaCGAAGTAGTTGGAATCACAAACTACATTGACTTGGGTTTTGAGCTACAAACGAG GGTTGATGATTCCAAGGCGTCAGAGAACCTCCCAGATTCTTCTCTGCAGATGGCTGCGTCTTGGCAGGCCAATAAGAACTTCTTGCTGAAG GGTAAAGTTGGAGCTCTGAGCTCAACATTCACATTAGCATTCAAGTCATGGTGGAAACCGTCTTTCGCATTCAATATTTCAG CAACTACTAATCATTCGACTAGAGAAACAGCATATGGGTTTGGTCTCCGCGTTGATAACATAAGAGAAGCCAG TTACCAAAGAGCAGATCCAAACTTTGTAATGCTGACACCAAACAAAGAACACCTGGCTGATGGGATTGTGTGGAAGATGGGGAAGAGACCAATGTTTCAATCCGATTTAGACGCTGAGAACTttagtgagctgcctaaagaaCTTAGACCTCCCCAGAAGATTCTCTAA
- the LOC106352394 gene encoding uncharacterized protein LOC106352394 isoform X2 yields the protein MGNFLAKEPPPPVVLVPPLFDFPPLSARNRMLEPSYNLLFGKLALKCLFEDYFEDARQFSAKFLLKPIDDPHVDLVASLSGALDRKAEGDLVGNALFRWQSDVDDPHTFVDLSVSTSNPVLLMRSSAYYPKYGVGAFAIYPLLSKKAEQLSDEYGIMGLRYGSTNLSLGATVSPFTTKDEFPKSAWLVSKMGRLTVGVQYEPLCDENKDTAKYSDLRNWSCAAGYGVGSRSPLSPSFNFGLELARSSQFIASFYQHVVVQRRVKNPFEEDEVVGITNYIDLGFELQTRVDDSKASENLPDSSLQMAASWQANKNFLLKGKVGALSSTFTLAFKSWWKPSFAFNISATTNHSTRETAYGFGLRVDNIREASYQRADPNFVMLTPNKEHLADGIVWKMGKRPMFQSDLDAENFSELPKELRPPQKIL from the exons ATGGGGAATTTTCTGGCCAAGGAACCGCCGCCTCCGGTGGTTCTTGTCCCTCCGCTCTTTGATTTCCCTCCTCTCTCCGCCCGTAACAG GATGTTGGAACCATCATACAACTTGTTGTTTGGGAAGCTTGCTTTGAAATGTCTCTTTGAGGATTACTTCGAAGACGCTCGTCAATTCTCTGCAAAGTTTTTGTTGAAGCCTATTGATGATCCTCATGTGGACTTGGTTGCATCT CTTTCAGGCGCTCTAGATCGTAAAGCGGAAGGTGATCTCGTGGGGAATGCATTGTTTCGCTGGCAAAG TGATGTTGATGATCCTCATACTTTTGTGGACCTCTCTGTGTCCACCTCCAATCC GGTTCTACTAATGAGGTCTTCTGCTTACTACCCTAAATATGGAGTGGGAGCGTTTGCAATCTATCCTTTACTTTCAAAAAAAGC TGAACAGTTGTCTGACGAATATGGAATTATGGGGTTGAGATATGGCTCAACGAATTTGTCTCTCGGAGCTACCGTCTCTCCTTTTACTA CAAAGGACGAGTTTCCGAAGAGTGCATGGCTTGTAAGCAAGATGGGAAGGCTTACAGTAGGAGTACAATATGAGCCGCTATGTG ATGAAAACAAAGACACCGCAAAATACAGCGACCTAAGGAACTGGAGTTGTGCTGCTGGTTACGGAGTAGGGTCAAGAAGCCCCTTAAGCCCTTCTTTCAACTTTGGCCTCGAACTAGCCAGGAGCTCTCAG TTTATCGCTTCGTTCTACCAACATGTAGTTGTCCAAAGGCGG GTGaaaaatccttttgaagaagaCGAAGTAGTTGGAATCACAAACTACATTGACTTGGGTTTTGAGCTACAAACGAG GGTTGATGATTCCAAGGCGTCAGAGAACCTCCCAGATTCTTCTCTGCAGATGGCTGCGTCTTGGCAGGCCAATAAGAACTTCTTGCTGAAG GGTAAAGTTGGAGCTCTGAGCTCAACATTCACATTAGCATTCAAGTCATGGTGGAAACCGTCTTTCGCATTCAATATTTCAG CAACTACTAATCATTCGACTAGAGAAACAGCATATGGGTTTGGTCTCCGCGTTGATAACATAAGAGAAGCCAG TTACCAAAGAGCAGATCCAAACTTTGTAATGCTGACACCAAACAAAGAACACCTGGCTGATGGGATTGTGTGGAAGATGGGGAAGAGACCAATGTTTCAATCCGATTTAGACGCTGAGAACTttagtgagctgcctaaagaaCTTAGACCTCCCCAGAAGATTCTCTAA
- the LOC111198742 gene encoding inositol polyphosphate multikinase beta-like isoform X1 yields the protein MKMLKDPEHQVAGHMAKDGRLGPLVDGEGRFFKPFQSNGRGENEAKFYESFSSNKNVPDHIRGYFPVYHGTQVVEASNGSGKLPHIVLDDVVYGYSNPSGMDVKIGSRTWYPGVSELYFNQCLKNDRETTSVSLGFRHAGFKIFDHQESRFWIVEYKVVHGYKVDDARLVLRKFVSSNSLADSIPDCAFASEVYGGSNGILAQLLELKAWFETQTLYHFSSCSVYMFYENESILMKGGGGARAQVKLVDFTHVLDGNGVVDHNFLGGLSSFIKFIQDILES from the coding sequence ATGAAGATGCTCAAGGACCCTGAACACCAAGTTGCTGGTCACATGGCTAAAGATGGGAGGCTTGGTCCGCTCGTGGACGGAGAAGGCCGATTCTTCAAGCCATTTCAGAGTAATGGTCGTGGGGAAAACGAGGCTAAGTTCTACGAGTCCTTCTCGTCCAACAAGAATGTTCCGGATCATATCCGTGGATATTTCCCCGTGTATCACGGCACTCAAGTAGTGGAAGCATCTAATGGATCTGGCAAGCTTCCACACATAGTTCTTGACGATGTTGTTTATGGTTACTCAAATCCCTCGGGAATGGATGTTAAGATTGGATCTAGGACATGGTACCCGGGTGTATCCGAACTGTATTTCAACCAATGCCTAAAGAACGATAGAGAGACCACCTCTGTTTCCTTGGGGTTTAGGCATGCTGGTTTTAAGATTTTTGACCACCAAGAATCGAGGTTTTGGATAGTCGAGTACAAGGTTGTTCATGGGTACAAAGTCGATGACGCTAGATTAGTTCTAAGGAAGTTTGTGTCATCGAACTCGCTAGCTGACTCGATACCAGACTGTGCATTTGCGTCAGAAGTTTACGGCGGTTCTAATGGGATCTTAGCGCAGTTATTAGAGCTTAAAGCTTGGTTTGAAACTCAAACGCTATACCATTTCAGTTCTTGCTCGGTTTATATGTTTTATGAGAATGAATCGATTTTGATGAAAGGAGGAGGAGGTGCGCGGGCACAAGTAAAGCTGGTGGATTTTACGCATGTTCTTGATGGAAATGGTGTCGTCGACCATAATTTCTTGGGTGGACTCTCCTCTTTCATCAAGTTCATCCAAGATATACTTGAGAGCTAG
- the LOC106352394 gene encoding uncharacterized protein LOC106352394 isoform X1: MGNFLAKEPPPPVVLVPPLFDFPPLSARNRMLEPSYNLLFGKLALKCLFEDYFEDARQFSAKFLLKPIDDPHVDLVASLSGALDRKAEGDLVGNALFRWQSDVDDPHTFVDLSVSTSNPVLLMRSSAYYPKYGVGAFAIYPLLSKKAEQLSDEYGIMGLRYGSTNLSLGATVSPFTTKDEFPKSAWLVSKMGRLTVGVQYEPLCVDENKDTAKYSDLRNWSCAAGYGVGSRSPLSPSFNFGLELARSSQFIASFYQHVVVQRRVKNPFEEDEVVGITNYIDLGFELQTRVDDSKASENLPDSSLQMAASWQANKNFLLKGKVGALSSTFTLAFKSWWKPSFAFNISATTNHSTRETAYGFGLRVDNIREASYQRADPNFVMLTPNKEHLADGIVWKMGKRPMFQSDLDAENFSELPKELRPPQKIL; the protein is encoded by the exons ATGGGGAATTTTCTGGCCAAGGAACCGCCGCCTCCGGTGGTTCTTGTCCCTCCGCTCTTTGATTTCCCTCCTCTCTCCGCCCGTAACAG GATGTTGGAACCATCATACAACTTGTTGTTTGGGAAGCTTGCTTTGAAATGTCTCTTTGAGGATTACTTCGAAGACGCTCGTCAATTCTCTGCAAAGTTTTTGTTGAAGCCTATTGATGATCCTCATGTGGACTTGGTTGCATCT CTTTCAGGCGCTCTAGATCGTAAAGCGGAAGGTGATCTCGTGGGGAATGCATTGTTTCGCTGGCAAAG TGATGTTGATGATCCTCATACTTTTGTGGACCTCTCTGTGTCCACCTCCAATCC GGTTCTACTAATGAGGTCTTCTGCTTACTACCCTAAATATGGAGTGGGAGCGTTTGCAATCTATCCTTTACTTTCAAAAAAAGC TGAACAGTTGTCTGACGAATATGGAATTATGGGGTTGAGATATGGCTCAACGAATTTGTCTCTCGGAGCTACCGTCTCTCCTTTTACTA CAAAGGACGAGTTTCCGAAGAGTGCATGGCTTGTAAGCAAGATGGGAAGGCTTACAGTAGGAGTACAATATGAGCCGCTATGTG TAGATGAAAACAAAGACACCGCAAAATACAGCGACCTAAGGAACTGGAGTTGTGCTGCTGGTTACGGAGTAGGGTCAAGAAGCCCCTTAAGCCCTTCTTTCAACTTTGGCCTCGAACTAGCCAGGAGCTCTCAG TTTATCGCTTCGTTCTACCAACATGTAGTTGTCCAAAGGCGG GTGaaaaatccttttgaagaagaCGAAGTAGTTGGAATCACAAACTACATTGACTTGGGTTTTGAGCTACAAACGAG GGTTGATGATTCCAAGGCGTCAGAGAACCTCCCAGATTCTTCTCTGCAGATGGCTGCGTCTTGGCAGGCCAATAAGAACTTCTTGCTGAAG GGTAAAGTTGGAGCTCTGAGCTCAACATTCACATTAGCATTCAAGTCATGGTGGAAACCGTCTTTCGCATTCAATATTTCAG CAACTACTAATCATTCGACTAGAGAAACAGCATATGGGTTTGGTCTCCGCGTTGATAACATAAGAGAAGCCAG TTACCAAAGAGCAGATCCAAACTTTGTAATGCTGACACCAAACAAAGAACACCTGGCTGATGGGATTGTGTGGAAGATGGGGAAGAGACCAATGTTTCAATCCGATTTAGACGCTGAGAACTttagtgagctgcctaaagaaCTTAGACCTCCCCAGAAGATTCTCTAA
- the LOC111198742 gene encoding inositol polyphosphate multikinase beta-like isoform X2 codes for MKMLKDPEHQVAGHMAKDGRLGPLVDGEGRFFKPFQSNGRGENEAKFYESFSSNKNVPDHIRGYFPVYHGTQVVEASNGSGKLPHIVLDDVVYGYSNPSGMDVKIGSRTWYPGVSELYFNQCLKNDRETTSVSLGFRHAGFKIFDHQESRFWIVEYKVVHGYKVDDARLVLRKFVSSNSLADSIPDCAFASEVYGGSNGILAQLLELKAWRRRCAGTSKAGGFYACS; via the exons ATGAAGATGCTCAAGGACCCTGAACACCAAGTTGCTGGTCACATGGCTAAAGATGGGAGGCTTGGTCCGCTCGTGGACGGAGAAGGCCGATTCTTCAAGCCATTTCAGAGTAATGGTCGTGGGGAAAACGAGGCTAAGTTCTACGAGTCCTTCTCGTCCAACAAGAATGTTCCGGATCATATCCGTGGATATTTCCCCGTGTATCACGGCACTCAAGTAGTGGAAGCATCTAATGGATCTGGCAAGCTTCCACACATAGTTCTTGACGATGTTGTTTATGGTTACTCAAATCCCTCGGGAATGGATGTTAAGATTGGATCTAGGACATGGTACCCGGGTGTATCCGAACTGTATTTCAACCAATGCCTAAAGAACGATAGAGAGACCACCTCTGTTTCCTTGGGGTTTAGGCATGCTGGTTTTAAGATTTTTGACCACCAAGAATCGAGGTTTTGGATAGTCGAGTACAAGGTTGTTCATGGGTACAAAGTCGATGACGCTAGATTAGTTCTAAGGAAGTTTGTGTCATCGAACTCGCTAGCTGACTCGATACCAGACTGTGCATTTGCGTCAGAAGTTTACGGCGGTTCTAATGGGATCTTAGCGCAGTTATTAGAGCTTAAAGCTTG GAGGAGGAGGTGCGCGGGCACAAGTAAAGCTGGTGGATTTTACGCATGTTCTTGA